Proteins found in one Thalassomonas actiniarum genomic segment:
- a CDS encoding DMT family transporter, which produces MKTPQGIQARQGFELILLASIWGASFMFMRIGSPEFGPVLFMAMRTLIASLLLVPLLFLYRQQKALNGQWPKLFVVGALNTAIPFVLFGYATLTLSAGLTSILNTTTPMFGVLVAYLWFKDKLSLNAVFGIILGCLGVYLLMYDKIAIAPTAGEESNILLPVLAVMGAALCYAISANFTKRYLSHIKPLAQASGSQLAATMLLTPVSLFFLPTSMPSALAITSVVLLGTVCTGIAYIIFFRLIAALGPANAMSVTYLIPVFGVFWGALFLNEVVTTSMLLGGGCILTGVALITGVIKLNKKKSAAKA; this is translated from the coding sequence ATGAAAACACCCCAAGGTATACAAGCCAGACAAGGCTTTGAATTAATTCTGCTCGCCTCTATTTGGGGCGCTTCCTTTATGTTCATGCGTATCGGCAGCCCTGAGTTCGGCCCTGTGCTGTTTATGGCGATGCGCACCCTGATCGCCAGCTTACTGCTAGTACCGCTATTATTTCTTTATCGCCAGCAAAAGGCGCTGAATGGACAGTGGCCGAAACTCTTTGTTGTCGGGGCGTTAAATACCGCGATCCCCTTTGTGTTATTCGGCTATGCCACCTTAACCTTATCGGCGGGGCTAACCTCCATTTTAAATACCACTACCCCCATGTTCGGCGTGCTGGTCGCCTATTTATGGTTTAAGGACAAGCTCAGTCTCAATGCCGTGTTTGGCATCATACTCGGCTGCCTTGGCGTCTATTTACTTATGTATGACAAAATAGCCATCGCGCCAACTGCCGGCGAAGAAAGCAATATACTGCTGCCGGTACTGGCGGTGATGGGGGCAGCATTGTGTTACGCTATCTCGGCAAACTTTACCAAAAGGTACTTAAGCCATATCAAGCCCCTGGCCCAGGCAAGCGGCAGCCAGTTAGCGGCTACGATGTTATTGACGCCTGTCAGTTTGTTTTTTCTGCCAACAAGCATGCCTTCGGCTTTGGCCATCACTTCGGTGGTGCTGCTGGGCACCGTCTGTACCGGCATCGCCTATATCATCTTTTTCCGGCTGATCGCCGCATTGGGACCGGCCAATGCCATGTCGGTGACTTACCTTATTCCCGTCTTTGGCGTATTCTGGGGCGCGTTATTTCTTAATGAAGTGGTCACTACGTCGATGTTGCTTGGCGGCGGCTGTATTTTAACCGGAGTCGCGCTGATCACCGGGGTGATAAAGCTTAACAAGAAAAAGTCGGCTGCCAAGGCTTGA
- a CDS encoding rhodanese-related sulfurtransferase → MSQCVVSALYKFVTLENFEQMRQPLLKVMEDNEVRGTLLLALEGINGTVAGPQAGIETVLNWLKSDERLANLVHKESYNEVCPFKRSKVKLKKEIVTMGVEGIDPKQVVGTYVKPKDWNALISDPEVFLVDTRNDYEIEIGTFENAVNPNTETFREFPQYVKDHMDPAKHKKVAMFCTGGIRCEKSTAYMKEQGFEEVYHLEGGILKYLEEVPEENTMWQGECFVFDDRVAVDHQLNKGQYDQCHACRMPITEEDKTREAYQKGVSCHHCIDKVSDEQRARYAEREKQMELAKQRGEAHIGSDAKKSLELRKEAKKAKIAEQKAQQQAKAG, encoded by the coding sequence ATGTCTCAATGTGTAGTATCAGCCTTATACAAGTTCGTTACCCTGGAAAACTTCGAGCAAATGCGTCAGCCGTTATTAAAAGTAATGGAAGACAATGAAGTACGCGGTACCTTATTACTTGCCCTTGAAGGTATCAACGGCACTGTCGCCGGGCCTCAAGCCGGTATCGAAACCGTACTTAACTGGTTAAAAAGCGATGAGCGCTTAGCGAACCTGGTGCACAAAGAGTCTTACAATGAGGTTTGTCCGTTTAAGCGCAGCAAGGTCAAACTGAAAAAAGAAATCGTCACTATGGGTGTTGAAGGCATAGATCCGAAACAGGTTGTCGGTACTTATGTTAAGCCTAAAGACTGGAACGCCCTGATCTCAGATCCGGAAGTTTTCCTGGTGGATACCCGCAACGATTATGAAATCGAAATCGGTACCTTCGAAAATGCGGTAAACCCCAATACCGAAACCTTCCGCGAGTTTCCGCAATATGTCAAAGACCACATGGATCCCGCCAAGCATAAGAAAGTGGCCATGTTCTGTACCGGCGGAATCCGCTGTGAAAAGTCGACCGCTTATATGAAAGAGCAAGGTTTTGAAGAAGTTTACCACCTTGAAGGCGGTATTTTAAAATACCTGGAAGAGGTGCCGGAAGAAAACACCATGTGGCAAGGGGAATGTTTTGTTTTTGATGACAGGGTTGCCGTTGACCACCAGCTGAACAAAGGCCAGTACGACCAATGCCACGCCTGCCGCATGCCAATCACGGAAGAAGACAAGACCCGTGAGGCTTACCAAAAAGGTGTTAGCTGTCACCATTGCATCGACAAGGTCAGCGACGAGCAGCGTGCCCGTTATGCCGAACGCGAAAAGCAAATGGAACTGGCCAAACAACGCGGTGAAGCCCATATCGGCAGCGATGCCAAGAAAAGCCTGGAATTGAGAAAAGAGGCGAAAAAGGCCAAGATAGCCGAGCAGAAGGCCCAGCAACAAGCCAAAGCCGGCTAG
- a CDS encoding TfoX/Sxy family DNA transformation protein gives MTKRLRDLKGFGPKSEEVLAQVDIHNVDDFFAIDPFELYQHLKETVKGTGLNSLYAIIGARENCHWQTVAKEQKTTFYSAWKTWAWPPTSIRCQMLFRLF, from the coding sequence ATGACAAAACGGTTAAGAGATCTCAAAGGTTTTGGTCCCAAAAGTGAAGAAGTCCTGGCGCAAGTCGATATCCACAACGTTGACGACTTTTTCGCTATCGACCCCTTCGAACTCTATCAGCACTTAAAAGAAACGGTCAAAGGCACAGGATTAAATTCCCTTTATGCCATTATCGGCGCCCGTGAAAATTGTCACTGGCAAACGGTGGCCAAAGAACAAAAAACCACATTTTACTCTGCCTGGAAGACATGGGCCTGGCCCCCAACTAGCATTCGCTGTCAGATGTTGTTCAGACTATTTTAA
- a CDS encoding metal-dependent hydrolase family protein: MLAFLPPRKSLLSAAACLLFTILPATSWAQVQVIHAGQLLAVPGQAPLKQQTLVVTDGKITGVFPGYISLDKFADDARLIDLSSSFVMPGLMDMHVHLQGELGPNNDSETLRLSDADVAMKSVFFAEKTLMSGFTTVRDLGAKPEQIYALRDAIDKGWVSGPRIIAAGRVSITGGHADVDGMRADLLEKFTAKTVCDGPFDCRRATRRAIKFGADLIKITSTGGVLSDTNTGTGVQMTDGELKEVVETAHGLGRKVASHAHAAAGINAALRAGVDSIEHGSYADEESIRLFKQSGAYLVPTLLAGDTVVNMAKTADFMSDDIKAKAIRVGGDMLKNFSRAQRAGVNIAFGTDSGVSRHGGNAREAVLMFEGGMSAAEILKSATVNAAKLIGYQDSLGTLEKGKLADIIATGISPLEDISALLTVDFVMKAGKVVKAHEKS; this comes from the coding sequence ATGTTAGCTTTTTTACCCCCTCGTAAGTCTCTGCTGTCGGCGGCAGCCTGTCTATTGTTCACGATTTTACCGGCCACCAGTTGGGCGCAAGTGCAGGTGATCCATGCCGGGCAATTACTGGCTGTTCCGGGGCAGGCCCCTTTAAAGCAGCAAACCTTAGTGGTGACGGACGGTAAAATCACCGGGGTTTTTCCCGGGTATATCTCTCTGGATAAATTTGCCGATGATGCCCGTTTAATCGACTTATCTTCCTCTTTTGTGATGCCGGGGTTAATGGATATGCATGTCCACCTCCAGGGGGAGTTAGGGCCGAATAATGACAGTGAAACCTTACGCTTATCCGATGCCGATGTTGCCATGAAAAGCGTATTTTTTGCCGAGAAGACCCTGATGTCGGGCTTTACCACGGTGCGTGATCTTGGCGCCAAACCCGAGCAAATTTATGCCCTGCGTGATGCCATCGACAAAGGCTGGGTGTCCGGGCCGAGAATTATTGCCGCCGGCAGGGTGTCTATCACCGGCGGCCATGCCGATGTTGACGGGATGCGTGCGGACTTATTAGAAAAATTTACCGCCAAAACCGTTTGCGACGGCCCTTTTGATTGTCGCCGGGCCACCCGCCGGGCGATCAAATTCGGCGCGGATTTGATAAAAATCACCTCAACCGGGGGAGTATTATCCGATACCAATACCGGCACCGGCGTGCAGATGACGGATGGAGAACTTAAAGAAGTGGTAGAAACAGCCCATGGTTTAGGGCGAAAAGTTGCCAGCCATGCCCATGCGGCAGCGGGCATCAATGCGGCGCTGCGTGCCGGTGTCGACAGCATAGAACACGGCAGTTATGCCGATGAAGAAAGCATCCGCTTGTTTAAGCAAAGCGGCGCCTACCTGGTACCGACTTTGCTGGCGGGAGATACTGTGGTGAATATGGCGAAAACGGCTGATTTTATGTCCGATGATATCAAAGCCAAGGCGATACGTGTCGGCGGTGACATGTTAAAGAACTTTTCCCGGGCACAGCGCGCCGGGGTGAATATTGCCTTTGGCACCGACAGCGGCGTCTCCAGGCATGGCGGGAATGCCAGAGAGGCGGTGCTGATGTTTGAAGGGGGCATGAGCGCTGCGGAGATCTTAAAGTCGGCGACGGTTAATGCGGCCAAATTGATCGGTTATCAGGACAGTTTAGGTACGCTTGAAAAAGGCAAATTGGCGGACATTATTGCCACCGGCATCAGCCCGCTTGAGGATATCAGCGCCTTGCTAACGGTTGATTTTGTGATGAAAGCAGGCAAAGTGGTAAAAGCACATGAGAAAAGCTAG
- a CDS encoding GNAT family N-acetyltransferase, producing the protein MAVEQETDFDILYLDAISRVSADIWDGLFQRRDPFVRHAYLSALEQSDCVGADSGWQVSHLVVKNRQDGTVAALMPLYIKSHSFGEYLFDWSWAEAYQKHGFEYYPKLVSAIPFTPVAGERLAIAGDYQVYQKKIARQVTRALLNKARELNAQTVQCFFYPEQANTAALLQTNNWLPRRDVQFYWFNREYAAFSDYLAAMSARKRKNIKKERARVFASGISFHWLSGAEMNTELWQQFLRFYQATYAKRSGHYGYLNKHFFTVLGETMADNLLLLFAKQQEQIVAAALFFRDQQTLYGRYWGCEQEFDFLHFETCYYQGIDYCIRHKLKRFNAGVQGEHKVARGFTPVFTYGAYQILRPDFNAAIGDFLKQEDAYLEGYYQLMHTRLPFKVK; encoded by the coding sequence ATGGCTGTTGAGCAAGAGACTGATTTTGATATTTTATATCTGGACGCTATCTCCCGGGTAAGCGCCGATATCTGGGATGGCCTTTTTCAGCGCCGGGATCCCTTTGTGCGTCACGCCTATTTATCGGCGTTGGAGCAGTCAGACTGCGTTGGTGCCGACAGTGGCTGGCAGGTTTCACACCTGGTGGTTAAAAATCGCCAGGACGGCACTGTAGCGGCATTGATGCCGCTCTATATCAAGTCGCATTCTTTTGGCGAATATCTGTTTGACTGGTCCTGGGCCGAGGCTTATCAAAAACACGGCTTTGAATATTACCCCAAGCTGGTCAGTGCCATTCCTTTCACCCCGGTAGCGGGTGAGCGTCTGGCAATCGCCGGTGATTACCAGGTTTACCAGAAAAAAATTGCTCGGCAGGTGACCCGGGCGCTGTTGAATAAAGCCCGGGAACTTAACGCGCAAACGGTGCAATGTTTCTTTTATCCGGAACAAGCCAATACAGCGGCCTTGTTGCAAACAAATAACTGGTTGCCGCGACGGGATGTCCAGTTTTACTGGTTTAATAGGGAGTACGCCGCTTTCAGTGATTATCTTGCGGCAATGAGCGCACGTAAGCGTAAAAACATCAAAAAAGAAAGAGCGCGGGTATTTGCCTCGGGTATCAGTTTTCACTGGCTAAGCGGCGCTGAAATGAATACTGAATTATGGCAGCAGTTTTTACGTTTTTACCAGGCGACCTATGCAAAACGTTCCGGCCACTATGGTTATTTAAATAAGCACTTTTTTACTGTGCTTGGCGAAACCATGGCGGACAATCTCTTGCTGCTTTTTGCCAAGCAGCAGGAGCAAATTGTCGCCGCGGCCTTGTTTTTTCGCGATCAACAAACCCTCTACGGACGTTATTGGGGCTGCGAGCAGGAGTTTGATTTTTTGCACTTTGAAACCTGCTACTACCAGGGTATAGATTATTGTATCCGGCATAAGTTAAAGCGCTTTAATGCCGGGGTGCAGGGGGAGCATAAGGTCGCCAGGGGATTTACCCCGGTGTTTACTTATGGTGCTTACCAGATATTACGGCCGGACTTTAATGCCGCGATTGGCGATTTTCTTAAGCAGGAAGATGCCTACCTTGAGGGGTATTATCAGCTGATGCACACCAGGTTACCTTTTAAAGTAAAATAA
- the rcsF gene encoding Rcs stress response system protein RcsF: MSSQKFTLTVSFLAAALLGGCSSQYQVSTNLDEENFREYFSPTRVKIYQNEQEFPGDHRYIGLVEGQDCQLKPHHAAADEINARTEARRQADEKKANAVIFTGCTEIKSAQCISLRVCYAKAYQVLGQ, translated from the coding sequence ATGTCATCGCAAAAATTTACCCTCACCGTTAGTTTCCTTGCCGCGGCCCTGCTTGGCGGCTGCAGCAGCCAGTATCAAGTGTCCACCAACCTGGATGAAGAAAACTTCAGGGAATACTTCTCCCCGACCCGGGTTAAAATTTATCAAAATGAGCAGGAATTTCCCGGGGACCACAGGTATATCGGCCTGGTGGAAGGCCAGGATTGTCAGTTAAAACCCCACCATGCCGCCGCGGATGAGATCAACGCCCGTACCGAGGCCAGACGTCAGGCGGATGAAAAAAAGGCCAACGCGGTGATCTTTACCGGCTGCACCGAGATAAAATCGGCGCAGTGCATCAGCTTACGGGTGTGTTATGCCAAAGCTTACCAGGTGCTCGGACAATAA
- a CDS encoding cation:dicarboxylate symporter family transporter, with the protein MLPYFNLVMPLSSLPLSVKILFTMALGLVIGGISQTEVPPIGALADTFVTLLQMTALPYIALSLIVGIGGLSPLQAGKAFKQSLLILALLLFIALVFIFLTPLAFPNWPNADYYSPGAIKAPDELQLIALLIPANPFYALAHTIIPAVVLFSIFVGIGLMSVKGKRHTLSVLTSLQAAVANISNMVMRFAPLGVFCIAYRAAATIEAAQIDGLFVYIISSTLVVALLSFAVLPATVALLTPFSYRQLVKAFREAMVTAFATGSFFIVIPVLIEKTKALLAQNQASSSSTSHNANIEKVPGILIPISFSLPVGGKLLAILFTLFAAWFSGAYISSGDYLMLLLAGLPQLFGTSTLAMPKLLELFNVSASMFDFFIVAENLIIGRLSAVLSVSFATCLPLLLACAMNNTIKVKWRYLGRNLMIIPAVSIVLFLALRFGFNEIGHQYQGYDNFINRDFLYPEVKSRNLPQAQEQLLNARPFTSVLTRIKQRGFIRVGYFRDDLPYAFHNGEGKLVGFDIEIMHLLATDLQVEIEFVKIYHHQAAALLASGYLDITSGIPVIPDNLREFTLTAPYSQQSLAFLVKDERRSEFVRWQDISAREDLTIGIPETFFYQNAVQRYFTRGKAWEIASPRLFFRDQYQHIDAMLYGAAAASAWTLLYPDYTVIAPKPVLPPLAMAFPINKNDQEFELFMRNWIAMKQKNNSLTRLFDYWIGGKSPQ; encoded by the coding sequence TTGTTACCCTATTTCAACCTGGTTATGCCGTTAAGCTCTCTTCCCCTTTCCGTTAAAATTCTTTTCACCATGGCATTGGGCCTGGTTATCGGCGGCATTAGTCAGACCGAAGTTCCCCCTATCGGCGCGCTGGCCGATACCTTTGTGACCTTATTGCAAATGACCGCTTTGCCCTATATTGCCCTGTCCCTGATTGTCGGTATTGGCGGACTATCCCCCTTGCAGGCCGGTAAAGCCTTTAAACAAAGCCTGCTCATTTTGGCCCTGCTGCTTTTTATTGCCCTGGTCTTTATCTTTTTAACGCCGCTTGCTTTTCCAAACTGGCCAAATGCCGACTATTACAGCCCGGGGGCGATAAAAGCGCCGGATGAATTGCAGCTGATCGCTTTATTGATCCCCGCCAACCCCTTTTATGCCCTGGCCCATACCATTATTCCCGCGGTCGTGCTGTTCAGTATTTTTGTCGGTATCGGCCTGATGTCGGTAAAAGGTAAAAGGCATACCTTGTCGGTATTAACCAGCTTACAGGCGGCGGTTGCCAACATCAGCAATATGGTGATGCGCTTTGCCCCGCTCGGGGTCTTTTGTATCGCCTATCGGGCGGCGGCCACCATAGAGGCAGCACAAATTGACGGCTTATTTGTTTATATCATCAGCTCCACCCTGGTGGTGGCGCTGTTGTCATTTGCGGTACTGCCCGCCACCGTTGCCCTGCTCACCCCTTTTAGCTACCGCCAGCTGGTCAAAGCTTTTCGGGAAGCCATGGTCACTGCTTTTGCCACCGGCAGTTTTTTTATTGTTATCCCTGTGCTGATCGAAAAGACCAAAGCACTGCTGGCACAAAACCAGGCAAGTTCGTCATCAACCAGCCATAACGCCAATATTGAAAAAGTGCCCGGCATTTTAATCCCGATTTCCTTTAGCCTGCCGGTGGGAGGAAAATTACTGGCAATCCTCTTTACCCTGTTTGCCGCCTGGTTTTCCGGCGCCTATATCTCATCGGGGGATTACCTGATGTTGCTACTCGCCGGTTTACCCCAGTTGTTTGGCACCAGTACCCTGGCCATGCCTAAGTTGCTGGAATTATTTAATGTTTCCGCCAGCATGTTTGACTTTTTCATCGTTGCCGAAAACCTGATCATCGGCCGCTTATCCGCGGTATTATCCGTCAGCTTCGCCACTTGCCTGCCGCTGCTGCTCGCCTGTGCCATGAATAACACCATCAAGGTAAAATGGCGCTATCTGGGCCGCAACCTGATGATTATTCCCGCCGTTTCCATTGTGTTATTTCTGGCCTTACGCTTTGGTTTTAATGAAATCGGCCACCAGTACCAGGGTTATGACAACTTTATCAACCGCGACTTTTTGTACCCCGAGGTCAAGAGCCGCAATCTCCCACAGGCACAGGAGCAATTGTTAAATGCCCGGCCTTTTACCAGCGTATTAACCCGGATCAAACAAAGAGGTTTTATCCGCGTCGGTTATTTCCGTGACGATCTCCCCTACGCCTTTCACAATGGCGAAGGCAAGTTGGTGGGGTTTGATATTGAAATCATGCACCTTTTGGCAACCGATCTCCAGGTAGAGATAGAGTTTGTCAAAATTTACCATCACCAGGCGGCTGCCCTGCTCGCTTCCGGTTATCTGGATATCACCTCGGGGATCCCGGTGATCCCGGATAACCTCAGGGAATTTACCCTGACGGCGCCATACAGCCAGCAATCACTGGCGTTTTTGGTTAAGGATGAACGCCGCAGCGAATTTGTCCGCTGGCAGGACATTAGCGCACGGGAAGATCTCACCATAGGCATACCGGAAACCTTCTTTTACCAAAATGCCGTACAGAGATATTTTACCCGGGGCAAGGCCTGGGAAATCGCCAGCCCGAGGTTATTTTTCCGCGATCAATATCAGCATATAGACGCCATGTTATACGGCGCTGCTGCCGCATCCGCCTGGACTTTGCTCTACCCGGATTATACCGTAATAGCCCCTAAGCCTGTGCTGCCGCCTTTAGCCATGGCCTTCCCCATCAATAAAAACGATCAGGAATTTGAGCTCTTTATGCGGAACTGGATTGCCATGAAGCAGAAAAATAACAGCCTGACGAGATTATTCGACTACTGGATCGGCGGTAAATCCCCCCAATAA
- the tsaA gene encoding tRNA (N6-threonylcarbamoyladenosine(37)-N6)-methyltransferase TrmO, protein MNQQITLDIIGYVSSPYKEKFAIPRQPGIVSAAKGHIELAGQANNIELVRGLEQFSHLWLMFIFHGTSAQGWKPLVRPPRLGGNKKLGVLATRSTFRPNPVGMSVVKLEDIRVENKSVKLGISGLDLLDQTPIIDIKPYVPYSDALYDASAGFAQESPADSLNISFSSQAKQDLLKFHQAYPELEQLISQVLAQDPRPAYKSGQADDKRYGMHLHQFNILWQMKDLTRAEVIAIEKIAR, encoded by the coding sequence ATGAATCAACAAATTACCCTGGATATCATAGGTTACGTCAGCTCCCCCTATAAAGAAAAATTTGCCATCCCGCGCCAGCCGGGCATCGTCAGTGCCGCCAAAGGCCATATCGAGTTGGCAGGCCAGGCCAATAATATTGAACTGGTGCGCGGACTGGAGCAATTTAGTCATTTGTGGCTGATGTTCATTTTTCACGGCACTTCGGCACAAGGCTGGAAGCCCCTGGTGCGGCCGCCGCGCCTGGGGGGCAATAAAAAACTCGGCGTGCTTGCCACCCGCTCGACCTTCAGGCCAAACCCGGTAGGCATGTCTGTGGTAAAACTCGAAGATATCCGGGTGGAAAACAAAAGCGTCAAACTCGGGATCTCGGGGTTGGATCTGCTGGATCAGACACCGATCATCGATATCAAGCCTTACGTGCCTTATTCCGACGCCCTGTATGATGCCAGCGCCGGCTTTGCCCAGGAGTCCCCTGCCGATAGCTTAAACATCAGCTTCTCCAGCCAGGCAAAGCAGGATTTGCTTAAGTTTCACCAGGCATATCCCGAACTTGAGCAGCTGATCAGCCAGGTATTAGCCCAGGATCCGCGCCCGGCCTATAAAAGCGGTCAGGCTGACGATAAGCGCTATGGCATGCATTTACACCAGTTTAATATCCTGTGGCAGATGAAGGATCTGACCCGGGCAGAAGTTATCGCCATAGAAAAGATCGCCCGTTAA
- a CDS encoding pre-peptidase C-terminal domain-containing protein, which yields MNKFKLSVISAALLTMGMQAQAATDLFSQASNAEMNSVQTLKADVNKRSLFHINKGALKQSTKSLNIQLDDQLNIEFGRTKASMSKSGSMIWQGEVSSEFLSLNSNADALTKQQNSAILVERDGTVTGTVRYEGKLYRIRSVGQGNHSVEQVNEDVFKDHADDYVEPASAAFDASAQATTAANPVIDVLVVYTSKAASLSGNIAALIDLAETETNNGYSTSGVNASVNIVHTAQVSYTEHSNSETDLNRLAATNDGYMDEVHTMRDTYGADMVVLVHDTNGYCGQADAIYANASSAFAIVDYDCATGYYSFGHELGHLQGARHNPENDPTNSPFSYGHGYQDPNGNWRTVMAYNCSSGCTRQLFWSNPNKTYGGTATGTSSRSDNTRVLNETAATMAAFRTAGTPSEWTTVSHSDLSASSKNWVRFEQVIPSGTTQLVVDITGGSGDADLYLGNGSAPTTSSYTCRSWDYGNTETCTINNPSAGTWHIGIHAYSAFSGNNITWKYK from the coding sequence ATGAACAAATTTAAACTTAGTGTGATTTCAGCAGCGTTACTGACCATGGGCATGCAGGCCCAGGCAGCTACCGATTTATTCTCTCAAGCAAGCAATGCCGAAATGAATAGCGTGCAAACATTAAAGGCAGATGTTAACAAACGTAGCCTGTTTCACATTAATAAAGGAGCTTTAAAGCAAAGCACTAAAAGCTTAAATATCCAGCTTGATGACCAGCTCAATATTGAATTTGGCAGAACTAAGGCCAGCATGAGCAAATCCGGCTCCATGATTTGGCAGGGTGAAGTTTCTTCAGAATTTTTAAGCCTGAACAGCAATGCCGATGCCTTAACCAAGCAGCAAAACTCTGCGATTTTAGTTGAGCGTGACGGTACAGTAACCGGTACCGTACGCTATGAAGGTAAATTATACCGCATCCGCTCTGTAGGCCAGGGCAATCACTCGGTTGAGCAAGTAAACGAAGACGTCTTTAAAGATCACGCCGATGATTATGTGGAACCGGCAAGTGCCGCTTTCGATGCATCTGCCCAAGCGACAACAGCCGCTAACCCTGTCATCGACGTGCTGGTAGTATATACCTCAAAAGCCGCCAGCCTGTCGGGCAATATCGCTGCCTTGATTGATCTGGCTGAAACTGAAACCAACAACGGTTACAGCACCAGTGGCGTTAACGCCAGCGTCAATATCGTGCATACCGCACAAGTCAGTTATACCGAGCACAGTAATTCAGAAACCGACTTAAACCGTTTAGCCGCAACCAACGACGGCTACATGGATGAAGTACATACCATGCGTGACACCTATGGCGCCGATATGGTGGTATTGGTACATGATACCAACGGTTACTGTGGCCAGGCAGATGCCATTTATGCCAATGCTTCAAGCGCCTTTGCCATCGTCGATTATGACTGTGCCACAGGTTACTACTCTTTTGGCCATGAATTAGGTCATTTGCAGGGCGCCCGTCATAACCCGGAAAATGATCCGACCAACTCTCCGTTCTCCTACGGTCACGGTTACCAGGATCCAAACGGCAACTGGCGTACGGTGATGGCCTATAACTGTAGTTCAGGTTGTACCCGTCAACTATTCTGGTCTAACCCGAACAAAACTTACGGCGGCACAGCAACCGGTACCAGTTCGCGCAGTGACAATACCCGGGTATTAAATGAAACTGCAGCCACCATGGCGGCCTTTAGAACTGCCGGTACGCCAAGCGAGTGGACCACGGTAAGCCACAGCGATTTATCTGCCAGCAGCAAAAACTGGGTGCGTTTTGAGCAAGTGATCCCATCAGGCACTACTCAGCTGGTCGTGGATATTACCGGCGGCAGCGGTGATGCCGATCTGTATCTGGGCAACGGCAGCGCCCCGACGACAAGTTCTTATACTTGTCGTTCATGGGATTACGGTAATACCGAAACCTGTACTATCAACAACCCAAGTGCGGGTACCTGGCATATCGGCATTCATGCCTATTCAGCCTTTAGCGGTAACAATATTACCTGGAAATACAAATAA